Genomic segment of Azospirillum brasilense:
GCACGTTCGTCCATTCCTTCAGCAGCGGCAGACTGGTCGGCGCGGCGTTGCCCAGCTTGGCCAGCAGCGCCGTGGCGAACTGGTAGGCGAGCGGCGAGGCGTAGGTCATTGACCAGCCCTTCCACACCATCGCCTCCGCCTTGCTGGCGTGCGAGCCGGCGCCCCGCACCGCGTCGCCGGGGTGCACGGCCTCCGACCGCAGGCGGCCCATGATCTCGACGATGGGAATCTTGACCGGGCAGATCTCGACGCAGGCGTTGCACATGGTGCAGGCGTGCGGCAGCTCGCCCCGCTTCTCCAGCCCTTCCACCTGGGGCATCAGGATCGAGCCGATGGGGCCGGGGTAGGGCGCCTGATAGGCGTGGCCGCCGACCTTGGTGTAGACCGGGCAATGGTTCATGCAGGCGCCGCAGCGGATGCAGCGCAGCGTGTTGCGCAGCTCCTCGTCGGCGTAGATGCCCGACCGCCCGTTGTCGAGGATCACCAGATGGATCTCGTTCGGGCCGTCCTTCTCGCCCTCCTTGCGGGGGCTGGAGATCATGTTGACGTAGGTGGTGATCGGCTGGGCGGTGGCGGAGCGGGTCAGCAGGCTGATGACCGGCGGCACGTCCTCCAGCTTCTCCACGACCTTTTCCAGGCCCATGACGGCGATGTGGACGGGCGGCACCGTGGTGCTCATGCGCCCGTTGCCCTCGTTCTCCACCAGGCAGAGCGTGCCCGTCTCCGCCACCGCCATGTTGACGCCGGAGATGCCAACATCGGCGGTCGCGAACTTCTTGCGCAGGACGCGGCGGGCGAGGTCAGTGAGCTGGGCCACGTCCTCGGTGTATTCCGCCTCTTTGATCTTCTGCTTGAACAGATGGGCGATCTGCTTGGTGTTCATGTGGATCGCCGGCATGATGATGTGCGAGGGCATCGCCTCATCAAGCTGGACGATGTATTCGCCAAGGTCGCTTTCCAGGCTCTCGATGCCGTGCTTTTCCAGGAAGGCGTTGAGGTGCATCTCCTCCGACACCATCGACTTGCCCTTGACCACCAGCTTGGCGTTCACGCGCTGCATGATGGACAGGACGATGGCGTTGGCCTCGTCGATGGTGGAGGCCCAATGGACCTGGATGCCGTTCTTCGTGCAGTTGGCTTCCAGCTTCTCCAGCAGTTCCGGCAGCTTGGACAGGGCGCGCAGGCGGACCGAGGCGCCGAGCGTCCGCACCCCGTTCCACTCGGCGGTGTCGGCGAACTGCACCGCGCGCTTGGACATCAGCCCGTCCATGGCCCGGCGGAAGTTGCCGCGGAGCTGCTGGTCCTGGAGCGCCGCGCTGGAGGCCTTGGCGAAGTTGATGCTGGTCTCACCCATGGGTGCGCTCCTTCAGGAACTGGGCGATGTGGACGCCGCGGACCGGCTTCTTGCCGCCTTCCAGCGCACCGGAGATGTTCATCAGGCAGCCGCAGTC
This window contains:
- a CDS encoding LutB/LldF family L-lactate oxidation iron-sulfur protein produces the protein MGETSINFAKASSAALQDQQLRGNFRRAMDGLMSKRAVQFADTAEWNGVRTLGASVRLRALSKLPELLEKLEANCTKNGIQVHWASTIDEANAIVLSIMQRVNAKLVVKGKSMVSEEMHLNAFLEKHGIESLESDLGEYIVQLDEAMPSHIIMPAIHMNTKQIAHLFKQKIKEAEYTEDVAQLTDLARRVLRKKFATADVGISGVNMAVAETGTLCLVENEGNGRMSTTVPPVHIAVMGLEKVVEKLEDVPPVISLLTRSATAQPITTYVNMISSPRKEGEKDGPNEIHLVILDNGRSGIYADEELRNTLRCIRCGACMNHCPVYTKVGGHAYQAPYPGPIGSILMPQVEGLEKRGELPHACTMCNACVEICPVKIPIVEIMGRLRSEAVHPGDAVRGAGSHASKAEAMVWKGWSMTYASPLAYQFATALLAKLGNAAPTSLPLLKEWTNVRAKPRFANRTLHALAREKGIPDV